One window of Cohnella hashimotonis genomic DNA carries:
- a CDS encoding carbohydrate ABC transporter permease, producing the protein MSAQRTAIKVDGSTLLVRIFGYGFIGAFALACFLPFMLVVGTSFTSESSIARHGFNFWPRVFSTFAYKIVFENPDLIIGSYWVTIGITVVGTAVGLFIVAMTGYALQRPDFHYRNRISFFIYFTTLFSGGLVPFYLLVNQYLALKDNYLAVLLPGLLSPFLIIMMKSFVRSIPHAITESAKIDGAGDFTIFLRLILPMTTPALATIGLFIAIGYWNEWYNAMLFLSPDMKYRTLQLFLYGVVTSADFIKNSSAASNVDLRDLPLESMKMATAVVATGPVILLYPLVQRFFIQGITVGAVKG; encoded by the coding sequence ATGTCGGCACAGCGAACGGCCATCAAGGTGGACGGCTCGACCTTGCTGGTCCGCATCTTCGGATACGGGTTCATCGGGGCGTTTGCCCTGGCCTGTTTCCTTCCGTTTATGCTCGTCGTGGGCACGTCGTTCACGAGCGAGAGCTCGATCGCGAGGCACGGGTTCAATTTCTGGCCCCGCGTGTTCAGCACCTTCGCCTACAAGATCGTCTTCGAGAACCCCGACCTTATCATCGGGTCCTATTGGGTCACGATCGGCATCACCGTCGTCGGCACGGCTGTCGGGCTGTTCATCGTCGCCATGACCGGTTACGCGCTGCAGCGGCCCGACTTCCACTACCGCAACCGGATTTCCTTTTTCATCTATTTCACCACGCTGTTCTCCGGCGGCCTCGTCCCGTTCTACCTTCTCGTCAACCAGTACCTGGCGCTCAAGGACAATTATCTTGCCGTACTGCTGCCGGGTCTGCTGTCTCCCTTCCTCATCATCATGATGAAAAGCTTTGTCCGATCCATTCCGCACGCCATCACGGAGTCGGCCAAGATCGACGGCGCAGGGGACTTCACCATCTTCCTGCGGCTCATCCTGCCGATGACGACGCCCGCGCTCGCGACGATCGGTCTGTTCATCGCGATCGGCTATTGGAACGAATGGTACAACGCGATGCTGTTCCTGTCGCCCGACATGAAGTACCGCACGCTGCAGCTGTTTCTGTACGGCGTCGTGACGAGCGCGGACTTCATCAAAAATTCGTCCGCGGCCTCCAACGTGGATCTGAGGGATCTGCCGCTTGAATCGATGAAAATGGCAACGGCCGTCGTCGCGACGGGCCCAGTCATCCTGCTGTATCCGTTGGTACAGCGTTTCTTCATACAGGGCATCACGGTAGGCGCGGTCAAAGGATAA
- a CDS encoding beta-galactosidase has translation MTAQTQSESQVRLGPDRVAINGRSEILLCASLFYFRIPSPLWRERMEQLKAFGYNAIDVYFPWNHHEREEGIWDFTGERDVAAFLALASDAGLRVVARPGPYICSEWDGGALPAYLLAKDGIRLRDNDPVFLLHVARWYDKILPLLKRFELGASGTVVAVQLDNELDFYSCADPTGYISALRDLALGHGIRVPLIACAGQGGLTEAGGDAEDILPTCNFYPDNRDPEFETLALAYKRELTLRGLPLLVTETNRSHFLLRRLLSCGVKLLGPYLQASGTDFGFTNSINNWGKPMAFMTSDYDFGGMISPEGHVREEAYEGRLLSRVLRLYGEDLAEAAPLDADETSDAADRLEWRERGFDAGPYRLGLRGGGRLVFVSDTTRELCLMLPEAVSLAPWGVEGAISSSTAELCEAAGGEDGCVLVFHTAEDADGKVSLKFAEQPTVVSAEGADVSMTDTGCMIVFGGHIRASCELAWDDGRRLNVFGIPRRDALLLEGIDADRRRLTFGTPPVDPGGSPALELPWHASGIESHLPLPAASAAMTEGYECLEKSGIYRGFAWYSYTAAGGGMTRGEDSISPRPLAGLLAAGASDIVSLYADGDYASTVVPAGASRYLPLPAGRSPVELAARVEIWGHSNFDDPRLPALRLHATKGIRGLTAVTSERDLSKGWRYRRTTDPSPDPARVAADADDERWPMAGFGGWHPNDTRTLEYYRRTVTFEPGLDSRTLWVPGLESRLTVFVDGAEAGTVEPGDPWLSLAPWIGAEGGARQLTLALERRLGVAAGKPVLLEGGKAVLGSLWSAGERELLASASLAEPDAAHAEFPYALKAGGVAWLYASLPDEGPRGGWRATADGACLKLTAFAGDRLVGRLWLPGGEERPAMSGGSPDSFYVPGAWLQESADRRLRLLVEAVVPGQPGVLRALRFAAV, from the coding sequence GCTATAACGCGATCGACGTTTATTTTCCTTGGAACCATCATGAGCGGGAGGAGGGCATCTGGGATTTCACCGGCGAGCGGGACGTCGCCGCCTTCCTCGCGCTTGCCTCGGATGCGGGATTGCGGGTCGTCGCAAGACCCGGGCCCTATATCTGCTCTGAATGGGACGGCGGCGCGCTGCCGGCATACCTGCTGGCGAAGGACGGCATCCGTCTGAGAGACAACGATCCGGTGTTTCTGTTGCACGTTGCCCGCTGGTACGACAAGATCCTGCCGCTGCTGAAGCGCTTCGAGCTCGGCGCGAGCGGTACGGTCGTCGCCGTGCAGCTGGACAACGAGCTCGACTTTTACAGCTGCGCGGACCCAACCGGCTATATCTCGGCACTGCGCGATCTGGCGCTCGGCCACGGCATCCGGGTACCGCTCATCGCCTGCGCGGGGCAAGGCGGGCTAACCGAGGCCGGCGGCGATGCGGAAGACATCTTGCCCACCTGCAACTTCTATCCGGACAACCGAGATCCCGAATTCGAGACGCTCGCGCTGGCGTATAAGCGCGAACTGACGCTGCGCGGATTGCCGCTGCTCGTCACCGAGACGAACCGGAGCCACTTTCTGCTGAGAAGGCTGCTGTCTTGCGGCGTCAAGCTGCTCGGTCCCTATCTTCAAGCTTCGGGGACGGACTTCGGTTTCACGAATTCGATCAACAATTGGGGCAAGCCGATGGCCTTCATGACGTCCGACTACGACTTCGGCGGCATGATCTCGCCGGAGGGCCATGTGCGGGAGGAGGCCTACGAGGGGAGGCTGCTCAGCCGGGTGCTTCGCCTCTATGGCGAGGATCTCGCCGAAGCAGCGCCGCTTGACGCCGACGAGACTTCGGACGCGGCGGATCGCCTTGAATGGCGGGAACGCGGCTTCGATGCGGGACCTTACCGACTGGGCCTTCGAGGCGGCGGAAGGCTCGTCTTCGTGTCGGACACGACGCGGGAGCTGTGTCTCATGCTGCCCGAAGCGGTGAGCCTGGCCCCATGGGGCGTGGAAGGCGCGATCTCTTCCTCGACGGCCGAGTTGTGCGAGGCAGCAGGCGGAGAGGATGGCTGCGTACTTGTCTTCCATACGGCTGAGGACGCGGACGGGAAGGTGTCGCTGAAGTTCGCCGAGCAACCGACGGTCGTATCGGCCGAAGGGGCCGACGTATCCATGACGGATACCGGATGTATGATCGTCTTCGGCGGCCATATCCGAGCGTCTTGCGAACTCGCATGGGATGACGGCCGGCGGCTGAACGTATTCGGCATTCCGAGGCGGGACGCGCTCCTGCTCGAGGGGATCGATGCCGATCGGCGTCGGCTGACGTTCGGGACGCCGCCCGTTGATCCAGGAGGCTCGCCGGCGCTTGAGCTGCCGTGGCATGCGAGCGGGATCGAATCGCATCTGCCGCTGCCTGCGGCGAGCGCCGCAATGACCGAAGGTTATGAATGCTTGGAAAAGAGCGGCATTTATCGCGGATTCGCCTGGTATTCATACACCGCTGCCGGTGGCGGCATGACGCGCGGAGAGGATTCGATATCGCCTCGGCCGCTTGCGGGACTCCTCGCCGCAGGCGCCAGCGATATCGTGTCGCTCTACGCGGATGGCGACTACGCGAGCACGGTCGTGCCGGCCGGCGCAAGCCGCTACCTGCCGCTGCCTGCAGGTCGGTCGCCGGTCGAGCTCGCCGCCCGGGTCGAGATCTGGGGACATTCCAACTTCGACGACCCGCGCCTGCCGGCGCTCCGGCTGCATGCGACCAAGGGGATCCGGGGCTTGACGGCGGTAACGTCGGAGCGCGATCTGTCCAAGGGCTGGCGCTATCGCCGGACGACCGACCCTTCGCCCGATCCGGCACGGGTCGCGGCGGACGCGGACGACGAACGCTGGCCGATGGCCGGCTTCGGCGGCTGGCATCCGAACGATACGCGTACCCTCGAGTACTATCGCCGCACGGTGACGTTCGAGCCCGGCTTGGACAGCCGGACGCTCTGGGTGCCTGGGCTGGAGAGCCGTCTGACCGTATTCGTCGACGGCGCGGAAGCGGGCACGGTGGAGCCGGGTGATCCATGGCTATCGCTCGCGCCGTGGATCGGAGCGGAAGGAGGCGCGCGCCAGCTGACGCTCGCGCTGGAACGGCGCCTCGGCGTCGCGGCCGGCAAGCCGGTGCTGCTCGAGGGCGGCAAGGCCGTCCTCGGCAGCCTCTGGTCGGCCGGGGAGCGGGAGCTGCTCGCTTCCGCGTCGCTCGCGGAGCCGGATGCCGCGCACGCGGAATTCCCGTACGCGCTCAAAGCCGGCGGCGTCGCCTGGCTGTATGCTTCGCTGCCCGATGAAGGCCCCCGCGGCGGCTGGCGCGCGACCGCGGACGGCGCCTGTCTCAAGCTGACCGCGTTCGCCGGAGACCGCCTCGTCGGCAGGCTGTGGCTGCCGGGCGGCGAGGAGCGCCCTGCGATGAGCGGCGGCAGCCCGGACAGCTTCTATGTTCCCGGGGCGTGGCTGCAAGAATCTGCGGACCGGCGCTTGCGGCTGCTCGTCGAAGCGGTCGTTCCGGGTCAGCCGGGAGTGCTGCGCGCGCTCAGGTTCGCGGCCGTATGA
- a CDS encoding ABC transporter permease, translating to MPAPKTKRRSSLRTLLANRTLLLMCLPAIAFFLIFSYLPMPGLYLAFIQYNYTAGIFKSPFVWWDNFRFLVMTGDLWRLTFNTIAYNVMFILLGNALQITVAIFLNELRSKWFKKVSQSLMFLPYFISFVLIGLIAYNILSYDYGLLNGFLKMIGADPVKTYSNPHLWPFIIVITYLWQSTGYGSIVYFAAVMGLDSEIVEAAEIDGANAIQRIRYIILPWLKPTFIILLLFSLGGVLRGNFGLFYNLVGANNSSLYATTDIIETYVFRSLMTNFNFSMGSAVSLYQSVFGFFVVLSANWLVKRVSPDNSLF from the coding sequence ATGCCTGCGCCCAAGACCAAGCGGCGCTCGTCCTTGCGCACGCTGCTCGCCAACCGCACGCTGCTGCTCATGTGCCTGCCGGCCATCGCCTTCTTTCTGATTTTCTCCTATTTGCCCATGCCCGGCCTGTATCTCGCCTTTATCCAGTACAACTACACGGCCGGCATCTTCAAGAGCCCGTTCGTCTGGTGGGACAACTTCCGCTTCCTCGTTATGACGGGCGACCTGTGGCGGCTGACGTTCAACACGATCGCGTACAACGTCATGTTCATCCTGCTGGGCAACGCGCTCCAGATTACGGTCGCGATCTTCCTGAACGAGCTGCGCAGCAAGTGGTTCAAGAAGGTGTCGCAATCGCTCATGTTCCTGCCTTATTTCATATCCTTCGTGCTGATCGGCCTGATCGCCTACAACATCCTGAGCTACGATTACGGCCTGCTTAACGGCTTCCTGAAGATGATCGGCGCCGACCCCGTGAAGACGTATTCCAATCCGCACCTGTGGCCGTTCATCATCGTCATCACGTATTTGTGGCAGTCGACCGGCTACGGCTCGATCGTCTACTTCGCCGCCGTCATGGGGCTCGATTCGGAGATCGTGGAGGCCGCGGAGATCGACGGCGCGAACGCGATCCAGCGGATCCGCTACATCATCCTGCCCTGGCTCAAGCCGACGTTCATCATCCTGCTGCTGTTTTCTCTCGGCGGCGTGCTGCGGGGCAACTTCGGACTGTTCTACAACCTTGTCGGCGCCAACAACTCGTCGCTGTACGCCACCACGGATATTATCGAGACTTACGTATTCCGCTCGCTCATGACCAACTTTAACTTCTCCATGGGCAGCGCGGTGAGCCTGTATCAGTCGGTGTTCGGATTTTTCGTCGTGCTGAGCGCCAACTGGCTAGTCAAGCGAGTGTCCCCGGACAACTCGCTCTTCTAG